One Perca flavescens isolate YP-PL-M2 chromosome 16, PFLA_1.0, whole genome shotgun sequence genomic window, AATGTTCTGGTTTACTGATTATCTGAAGCTTTAGctatataactgtgtgtgttaaATTAGTGTTACATATATACGTTCACAGCCTTATTTAATCACTTTTACAACCACAATACAATGTGTATGCTGGTCTTTCCTTCAGGTGCGCCTCCCCCTGCTCGCTGTAGAGTTCCTGAGTGGAACAGTGTCTAAGGACGAGATGATTAAAGGTAACCTGAGTTGTCGCGACCTGATGGACGAAGCCAGGAACTACCACCTGCACCTCAGCAACAAGGTGGTGCTGGACTTTGAATATTCAGTCCGTACCATACCCCGGAAACACACTGCAGGTAATGCTTGTATGTTGGGGTTTGGCTTTGAACATGTAACTGCTGGTTTTATGGCATTTGTAATAACATTCAGCACTTTCTTCTTATCGTCCTAAAGAATACACAGCTACAGTAATGAAACCAAATGCCTTTCTGGGTTACTTTGTAACATAAGCAAATTTACAAAAATTTAATAACTTTCTAGTTTATAGAAAATTTGTTGTTTTCACttcgtttatttttttcaactttttaaaatgtgtttattcttAGGTCCTGTGGGCATAAAGCATGATATGTGATCTCTCACTGCGCCAACGTTTTGTTCTTTCCTTCCATTTCCTCAGGGGTTTTGTTCTGTGTGGGTGGCCGAGGGGGTTCTGGTGACCCATTTCGCAGCATCGAGTGCTACTCCATCACTAAGAACAGCTGGTTCTTTGGTCCTGAAATGAACAGCAGACGGCGTCACGTGGGTGTAATATCTGTAGAAGGTAAGAACCTTCATTAAGGTTATTATGTTCAGTTTTGAATGAAGCCGTTTAAGAGGAGTGTTGATCCAACTTCAtaatcattttggaggctgcAGTTTTTTTCAAAGTGCATAAAGTATACCTTGCAGCATACCAAATGAAAACATCACTGGTCAGGTGACATAATCATAAAAACTCGTCTTCATATCAATTTAATGTTGGTTTCCTTAGGCAAGGTTTATGCTGTCGGGGGCCATGATGGTAACGAACACTTAGGCAACATGGAGATGTTTGACCCCCTCACCAACAAGTGGATGATGAAAGCCTCCATGAACACCAAGAGGTACACAGATGCTACAATATACTGAATGTGAATTGGACTTTTTTCTTTGGAGAGAATGCTATCtgatttttgttgttaaatgcaacctttttttcttcattttggcCTTCCTAAGCCTGTGGTTTTCACACCCAAAAATGgtgattaaaaagaaaaatccggACAGGGTGGTTCTGAAAACACGATTCTTGGGGTGTAGTGTCGATGAGAAAAATTGTCTGGAGCCATTTTTTTACAACCTCCAGCTTTCTtatgtgatttctgttttttttaccttaaaacTGGCACTATTTGGCTTCTTGCTCCACTTTTGCCGTTGGAAAAAGTTAACACAATGCAAATTGGCAGTGGAGCTAACCACAATTTACCAGAGCCAGTAGGATTATCTGTGGGCTGAAATCCACTAAGCTGGACAAAGTAATTTCACATATGGAAACTAATGATTTTACAAAAAGCCTAGAAATCATTCATACTGCTCTTTACTCTCCAGTAGTTGTTAGTTTTAGCGATTAAAACTCTGCTGTTGATCTGTTAATCctaaatgtttatgtaattaTTTCCTGTTGACTTAGAAAATGTTAGTTTTTTCCATTTACtatctacagtatgtttttacTGTTCTTAGAGGACTTGGTTAACAGCAGAAATACGGCTTTGACCATGAATATATGTGTTTTACTCAGGAGGGGCATAGCCCTGGCGGCTCTTGGTGGTCCTATCTACGCTATTGGAGGTCTGGATGACAATTCCTGCTTTAACGATGTGGAGCGTTATGACATCGAAAGTGACTGCTGGAGCGCTGTGGCGCCGATGAACACCCCCAGAGGAGGAGTGGGATCTGTGGCTTTGGGCGTAAGACTGCAAAGGAAGGTCAATCAATTGTGACTGATATATGATACCTACTCTGGACTTCACTGTTTTATGCCCTCTCCTCGCCAGAGTTTTGTGTACGCAGTGGGAGGCAACGATGGCGTGGCATCACTGTCCAGTGTGGAGCGGTTTAACCCACACCTCAACAAGTGGACGGAGGTCAGCGAGATGGGCCAACGACGGGCTGGAAATGGAGTCAGCAAACTCAACGGCTGCCTCTATGTAGTGGGTGAGAggaataaataaaccaaacatcTGTAATATTCATCTCTTCAGATCAGATCACTTGTGTTGCCAGAAATGGTTGGTACCATATAATGTAGTTCcaagatgtactgtatattgtccACTTTTGCTTGTGCTGCAGTGACTGGAATTACAGACTTCGATACACCTAGGTCACATGCCTCCTAGATACACACCCTACAATTTTATATACAAATGCGTGAATCAGGAAAGACAAAAGTTCATGTTTTGTCATGCTATCTGGTAACTGATTAACAAAGTGTGAGTGCGAGATTTTTATTATACCATTTGAATTTGAAGAGTCATGGTTCATTCAAGGCTCATTAAAATGTCTGTAGTGGCATTTGGCCTGGTCAGTAGCTGTTGTACAACAATGAACATCAGTGAAATCCTCCTGTCTTTTGCCTGCTCAATTAGCATCAACATAATCCTACTCAGAGTGTTAGCGGTTGTTACACCTGAGCGTGTAGTTTGCCAGATTACATGTGTCCTTATTTCATGTGAAGTAATATATGCCAGTTTCCTGtttgacccatttttttttacaagagcACTTGAGATAAATTTCTTGTGATTTTTAATAATCGTCACTCTGGTCTTTCCCTTAGGTGGTTTTGATGACAATTCACCCCTGAGCTCTGTAGAGCGCTTTGACCCACGAATGCACCGCTGGGAGTACGTGTCTGAGCTGACCACCCCACGTGGGGGAGTCGGTGTAGCCACTGTGATGGGAAGAGTGTTCGCAGTCGGTGGTCACAATGGGAACATCTACCTGAACACAGTGGAGGCTTTTGAGCCGCGAATGAACAGGTGAGGAGGCGATGAATGATGACTATGGGTAGTGTTTCTAAGGTCTCAAGGTGGGATTTAGGATGGTCTAATATCCCTAATAACCCATACGGATAAACTACTGTAGGTGTTTCCATGTATGCGGTCAGTGTGTCCAATAATTTAAGAACCGAGGTTAACATCACCTTGCATTCGGTTTTAGATATTACAGTAGCTAGCTGAAAGAGCAAGCAACTTGAATTAACATTCACCTGTTGGCAATACAATGCacatttagaaaacaaaaaccgaaaatacaaacaaataactCTGCAATACGCACAGAGTTAAAGACACAAATCAAATAGTCCAGACCAATTTTAATTTTGCAGTTACAGACCTAGCTCAAAAATACTGCTATAATGTTTAGGACTGTtagtatgttttctttttatttagttgtgatgTATTTGTGTGCGTTTGCTTTTCAGATGGGAGCTGGTGGGTTCAGTGTCTCACTGCCGTGCTGGAGCTGGAGTGGCTGTCTGTTCGTCTCACGTCAGCCAGATCAGGGACGTCGGCCAGGGCTCCAGCAACGTGGCCAACTGCATGTGACCGCCGCTCCACTTATTACCTGACTGACTGCCGGGTCAGCATCAGTTCTGATCGCTGCACAACACAAAGCACACGGACAGTGACGGAGGGATTTTCGCCCAGCATCATTATTGTCGCCACTGTCCGTTTTAGGCTGATGTTCAGTTTGCACACAGTGATTGAGGAATATTAGGGAGGTTTTGCTGACTTGAAGTGCACATCTGACAAAactgtcaaaatgacacattcaaGACCTTGACTCCTGCTGGTGTTATTCACAATCAGTGATGTAGtattttgtactgtattttcttttgtttgactgcctttactttttttttttttaagggaagATAGTAGCTGAGCCTATTGGTATTTAATACTAACATCTCGAGAATGAGTGGTAAGTTTGGATTCAGAACTACTAGCTTAACTGCACATTATGAATGTGGACCATATAGTAGGCCAGtataaatgcattttaaaggtcttttctttaagACTTTAAGTCTGTCTCTAGTTTACTTGTTAGCTCTGCAGTTGTGACAAATCAGTAATTTGAAAGAAATCAAACTGGATTAAACACCTTTTTGCAGTGCAGCGTGTGCAGTTACAGTATTAACAATTTCATTAACATTTTCATTAGTCGATCTAAAATACGATGTTAAGATGTCAAATACATTTCCAAGATTCCTGTGATCTTATGCCAGGTTTAAGTGAAAGCGTCAGTCTTTTGTAAAGGTGCATTTCAGAATGATTCTATCAGCAGTTCCCACTGCAGTAAGCTGGATCATCGTCCAGTGGTTGTAGCCTGGATCTGCCTCTAATTGTGTTTGAACAATCATTTAAGGCTGATTGGCACAAATCAGTCACTGGGTAGGAGGTGACGGGCCGAAGACTTTAACTGCTGCAAGTGCCAAACCACAAAAAGTCGGTCAGCCATTCTGGGATGCTGTAGATGCAAATCTGGTTCAACGCCTGCTGAATCCTGAGTCGCCACCTTTACCTCAACCTCAGAATAGAGAAAGGTTTGCTGACTATATTCCTGAGAGTCGAGGACTGATCAGAGCAATGTGCTGCACCTCCCCAATTATAAGCAGTTTTACATTATTGTATAGAGATCTATTCCAACTGACAGGGACAGAAATTCAAATTCAAGATTTGTGTTTGACGATAGCTGGACTGTCAGAAATCCTAATCGGAGTGCTTTCATATATGTATGAGGTGCAGCTGAGGTTTGTCTCTGCAGATGGTtgcattatattttaatatatggACATTCTGTATAATAAAATAGCTGTATCTTTGGTATTATCCTTTACTACACTATCTAATTAATTGCTGTGCACTATTTTCCTAGAATAGATGTGAAGTCGGCATATATTTTTGTCCTAAATGGAGAATTTTGTGTTTGAAGATGTTTATTTAACACTCGTGTCTATTTCTGCCATATCTACGGAAAATGTTATACTTTCTAGCaacagtttagtttttttcagaATAGGCACATGACAGAGTTAAAACAGAAATGCTTAGTCcatttataatataaatatacatattattGCACAGTTGGTGTCCTGCCTGTATAAATATTAGTGCATATTATCAACCTGGTACATCATTTTGACAACACAGTTGAAGTAATATGTGCTGCCAACCTTGTTAGAAACTTCTTTTgaaagtattttgaaatgtttactgtactttgtgttgttgttctttctcctccTGACGGCTTCcatcttgtgttttttattttat contains:
- the klhl8 gene encoding kelch-like protein 8; the encoded protein is MAPGDVVPDHAKQLKPKEKRPGNRASKADCEPDGSFIFEAHEAWKDFHNSLRHFYEVGELCDVTLKVGSRLIPCHKLVLACVIPYFRAMFLSEMSEAKQELIEIKDFDGDAIQDLVHFAYSSKLTLTVDNVQPLLYAACILQVELVARACCEYMKAHFHPTNCLAVRTFAESHNRVDLMDMADRYACEHFTEVVECEDFTCVSPQHLRTLLSSSELNIHSETEVYNAAVKWLKANPQHHEAWLDQIMSQVRLPLLAVEFLSGTVSKDEMIKGNLSCRDLMDEARNYHLHLSNKVVLDFEYSVRTIPRKHTAGVLFCVGGRGGSGDPFRSIECYSITKNSWFFGPEMNSRRRHVGVISVEGKVYAVGGHDGNEHLGNMEMFDPLTNKWMMKASMNTKRRGIALAALGGPIYAIGGLDDNSCFNDVERYDIESDCWSAVAPMNTPRGGVGSVALGSFVYAVGGNDGVASLSSVERFNPHLNKWTEVSEMGQRRAGNGVSKLNGCLYVVGGFDDNSPLSSVERFDPRMHRWEYVSELTTPRGGVGVATVMGRVFAVGGHNGNIYLNTVEAFEPRMNRWELVGSVSHCRAGAGVAVCSSHVSQIRDVGQGSSNVANCM